The Primulina tabacum isolate GXHZ01 chromosome 16, ASM2559414v2, whole genome shotgun sequence genome window below encodes:
- the LOC142529844 gene encoding uncharacterized protein LOC142529844 isoform X1, producing the protein MDKEWIHLPSRLLPEYEEGVQKFLAQAKDYAKTRDVILCPCIRCKNKKYMTFDKVYEHLIFKGFDPSYTIWFFHGETDTSHFEGEGSLGGVQEADDESREAFHLYRDAFVSDEKVGHTTSDARDYEFTDLLEDAETPLFPGCTTYTKLSASVTLYNYKSTNGHTDSSFNELLKILGDMLPEKTTLPQSVYSMKKLLKPFDLGYEKIHACPNDCCLFRKELKELDSCPKCGSSRWKVDKVTLKVRKGVPEKVLRYFPVIPRFKRMFKSEEMAEDLIWHSNHKSQDHMMRHPVDSVAWDTINHKWPAFASDPRNLRLGLATDGFNPFGDLSSRYSCWPVILVNFNRPPLKCMSKENLMLTLLIPGPKQPGNDIDVYLEPLVEDLKELWDIGVEAFDAFSKSMFNMKAILKWTINDFTAYGNLAGCVTKGKFGCPICGEDVCSMWLKYSRKFSYLGHRKFLAPDHPFREKKKWFNGKKERKGKPRALTGLEILNAVKVIENDWGKKKRVRISIM; encoded by the coding sequence ATGGATAAAGAATGGATTCATTTGCCTTCAAGACTTCTACCCGAGTATGAAGAAGGGGTTCAAAAATTTCTTGCACAAGCCAAGGACTATGCCAAAACACGTGACGTAATATTATGTCCTTGCATACGTTGTAAAAATAAGAAGTATATGACATTTGACAAAGTGTATGAGCACTTAATATTCAAGGGGTTCGATCCTTCTTACACGATTTGGTTCTTCCATGGTGAAACTGATACCTCACACTTTGAAGGTGAAGGTAGTTTAGGAGGAGTTCAAGAAGCGGATGATGAAAGTAGAGAGGCATTTCACTTATATAGGGATGCATTTGTCTCAGATGAAAAGGTTGGACACACTACGTCTGACGCAAGAGATTATGAGTTTACTGATTTATTAGAAGATGCAGAAACTCCTCTCTTCCCTGGATGTACGACTTATACAAAGTTGTCAGCATCTGTCACATTATACAATTACAAGTCTACCAATGGTCACACTGACAGTAGTTTCAATGAGCTCCTTAAGATCTTAGGTGACATGCTTCCAGAAAAAACCACACTTCCACAAAGTGTTTACTCGATGAAAAAGTTGTTGAAACCATTTGATTTAGGATATGAGAAGATTCATGCTTGCCCAAACGATTGTTGTCTATTTAGAAAGGAGCTCAAAGAATTAGACTCATGTCCAAAGTGTGGTTCCTCAAGATGGAAGGTGGACAAAGTTACCTTAAAAGTTCGTAAAGGAGTTCCTGAAAAGGTGCTAAGGTATTTTCCTGTGATACCAAGATTTAAAAGGATGTTTAAATCAGAAGAAATGGCCGAAGATTTGATTTGGCACTCTAACCACAAAAGTCAAGATCATATGATGCGTCATCCAGTTGATTCAGTAGCTTGGGATACAATAAATCACAAGTGGCCTGCTTTTGCATCAGATCCTAGAAATCTTCGTCTTGGTCTTGCAACAGATGGATTCAACCCTTTTGGTGACCTTAGTTCTAGATATAGTTGTTGGCCGGTTATCTTGGTCAATTTCAATCGTCCTCCATTGAAGTGCATGTCGAAAGAAAATCTTATGTTAACTTTACTAATACCAGGTCCAAAGCAACCAGGAAATGATATAGATGTGTACTTGGAACCTCTTGTGGAAGATTTGAAGGAGTTGTGGGACATAGGTGTGGAGGCATTTGATGCATTTAGCAAGTCAATGTTCAATATGAAGGCTATCTTGAAGTGGACAATCAATGATTTTACAGCTTATGGAAACCTAGCTGGATGTGTCACAAAAGGAAAATTCGGTTGCCCAATATGTGGTGAAGACGTTTGTTCTATGTGGCTTAAGTATAGTAGAAAGTTTTCATACTTAGGCCACCGAAAATTTCTTGCTCCTGATCATCCATTTCGTGAGAAAAAAAAGTGGTTTAAtggaaaaaaagagagaaaaggaAAACCGAGGGCTTTGACTGGTTTAGAAATTCTCAATGCGGTAAAAGTCATTGAAAATGACtgggggaaaaaaaaaagagtcagaatatcaataatgtaa
- the LOC142529844 gene encoding uncharacterized protein LOC142529844 isoform X3: protein MLPEKTTLPQSVYSMKKLLKPFDLGYEKIHACPNDCCLFRKELKELDSCPKCGSSRWKVDKVTLKVRKGVPEKVLRYFPVIPRFKRMFKSEEMAEDLIWHSNHKSQDHMMRHPVDSVAWDTINHKWPAFASDPRNLRLGLATDGFNPFGDLSSRYSCWPVILVNFNRPPLKCMSKENLMLTLLIPGPKQPGNDIDVYLEPLVEDLKELWDIGVEAFDAFSKSMFNMKAILKWTINDFTAYGNLAGCVTKGKFGCPICGEDVCSMWLKYSRKFSYLGHRKFLAPDHPFREKKKWFNGKKERKGKPRALTGLEILNAVKVIENDWGKKKRVRISIM from the coding sequence ATGCTTCCAGAAAAAACCACACTTCCACAAAGTGTTTACTCGATGAAAAAGTTGTTGAAACCATTTGATTTAGGATATGAGAAGATTCATGCTTGCCCAAACGATTGTTGTCTATTTAGAAAGGAGCTCAAAGAATTAGACTCATGTCCAAAGTGTGGTTCCTCAAGATGGAAGGTGGACAAAGTTACCTTAAAAGTTCGTAAAGGAGTTCCTGAAAAGGTGCTAAGGTATTTTCCTGTGATACCAAGATTTAAAAGGATGTTTAAATCAGAAGAAATGGCCGAAGATTTGATTTGGCACTCTAACCACAAAAGTCAAGATCATATGATGCGTCATCCAGTTGATTCAGTAGCTTGGGATACAATAAATCACAAGTGGCCTGCTTTTGCATCAGATCCTAGAAATCTTCGTCTTGGTCTTGCAACAGATGGATTCAACCCTTTTGGTGACCTTAGTTCTAGATATAGTTGTTGGCCGGTTATCTTGGTCAATTTCAATCGTCCTCCATTGAAGTGCATGTCGAAAGAAAATCTTATGTTAACTTTACTAATACCAGGTCCAAAGCAACCAGGAAATGATATAGATGTGTACTTGGAACCTCTTGTGGAAGATTTGAAGGAGTTGTGGGACATAGGTGTGGAGGCATTTGATGCATTTAGCAAGTCAATGTTCAATATGAAGGCTATCTTGAAGTGGACAATCAATGATTTTACAGCTTATGGAAACCTAGCTGGATGTGTCACAAAAGGAAAATTCGGTTGCCCAATATGTGGTGAAGACGTTTGTTCTATGTGGCTTAAGTATAGTAGAAAGTTTTCATACTTAGGCCACCGAAAATTTCTTGCTCCTGATCATCCATTTCGTGAGAAAAAAAAGTGGTTTAAtggaaaaaaagagagaaaaggaAAACCGAGGGCTTTGACTGGTTTAGAAATTCTCAATGCGGTAAAAGTCATTGAAAATGACtgggggaaaaaaaaaagagtcagaatatcaataatgtaa
- the LOC142528415 gene encoding uncharacterized protein LOC142528415 — protein MQQLLSVALRSLLPKGPRSALFLLCAFYNELCQRVLDRNRLEQLEENIGETLCMLERYFPPAFFNISVHLTIHLAREARLCGPVQFRWMYPFERFMKTLKEYVKNRARPEGCIAECYLAEERMRFCSAYIKKAAGIGIRSNRNQDLDNGLVEGRPISQGKEKILEDHVLQAAHRYVLFNTAEVEPYLQMHIEELKQTNRRFLINETLLQKRHMETFAQWLSKHVFDNSSDRIQWLAHGPRKHVVSYMGYIINGYRFHTIDVERSTQDSGVSIEADTVCQSSANDYSHTVGRVLYYGVIRDIVLLDYYSFKVPVFRCDWANHETGNQNGRWFYTDQLTPRDNDESNWYGLLKAPPRGMHNMNLLEEEAYTSFTPLDVSTLEINITEKEPYARNECEGIDVTDP, from the exons ATGCAACAATTGCTATCAGTAGCATTGAGAAGTCTTTTACCTAAAGGTCCACGTAGTGCTCTATTTCTATTGTGTGCATTTTACAATGAATTATGTCAAAGAGTGTTAGACAGGAACCGTTTAGAACAACTCGAGGAGAATATTGGTGAAACTCTATGCATGTTGGAAAGGTACTTTCCACCCGCTTTCTTCAATATCTCGGTTCATTTGACAATTCATTTAGCAAGAGAGGCTCGCTTGTGTGGGCCTGTCCAATTCCGTTGGATGTATCCATTTGAAAG aTTTATGAAAACACTTAAAGAGTATGTGAAGAACCGAGCAAGGCCAGAGGGTTGCATAGCTGAGTGTTACCTTGCAGAAGAACGAATGCGGTTTTGTAGTGCCTATATAAAAAAAGCGGCTGGTATTGGTATCCGTTCTAATCGGAATCAGGATTTGGACAATGGATTAGTGGAAGGTCGCCCAATTTCtcaaggaaaagaaaaaattttagaagACCATGTGTTGCAAGCTGCACATCGATATGTGTTGTTCAATACTGCTGAAGTTGAGCCTTACTTACA GATGCACATTGAGGAGTTGAAACAAACAAATCGTCGTTTCTTAATTAATGAAACATTGTTACAGAAGCGACATATGGAAACATTTGCTCAATGGTTATCAAAACATGTTTTTGATAACTCATCAGACAGAATTCAATGGCTAGCACATGGTCCAAGAAAACATGTCGTATCTTATATGGGTTATATTATAAATGGATATCGATTCCACACAATTGATGTTGAAAGGTCGACACAAGATAGTGGTGTTTCGATTGAAGCAGATACTGTTTGTCAGTCTAGTGCGAATGATTATTCACATACCGTTGGAAGAGTATTATACTATGGAGTTATACGAGATATTGTTTTACTAGACTACTATTCTTTCAAAGTTCCTGTTTTTAGGTGTGATTGGGCAAATCATGAAACTGGAAATCAAAATGGAAGATGGTTTTACACTGATCAACTTACACCAAG AGACAATGACGAATCAAACTGGTACGGGTTGCTGAAAGCGCCGCCTCGGGGTATGCATAACATGAATTTGCTTGAAGAGGAAGCCTATACATCATTCACACCTCTTGATGTGTCCACACTTGAGATTAACATCACTGAGAAAGAACCGTATGCGAGAAATGAGTGTGAGGGAATTGACGTGACTGATCCGTGA
- the LOC142529844 gene encoding uncharacterized protein LOC142529844 isoform X2, with amino-acid sequence MSRLGQKRSKVSVGEVQENIANKLSRVDSNTPPNSSEYLRDKDLVDDAKTNKKKRRGPSKFNLGSGQQHPKDLERNEFGQAVGDNSVKYATFLGCMVKEFVPYTLDRWKDLDEEMKNKMWCCLQLNYKVEEWEKHSIFQKLGKLWRDRKSKLQIIIREVDDGRVAGRDLCLLKPEFLDQNQWDLFVKKTRSSPFQEKSEKFKAMRGKQIHNHTMSRRGYARLAHIMVGSGGSIGIENDIGSGCDINRLKKSGNADNVNQHQVASQSNLKNVCHGDISENTKCKLLHWCGDGVVAEGRIASTDPTVKVHHVPLGGSCWKVWVDRVLVEQVDLIRPNSEMIFLDDAVGSTVAWFSKFIVLCD; translated from the exons ATGAGCAGATTGGGCCAAAAACGCAGCAAGGTATCTGTAGGTGAAGTTCAg GAAAATATAGCAAATAAGCTATCGAGAGTGGACTCCAACACTCCACCTAATTCATCAGAATATTTGCGTGATAAAGACCTAGTTGATGACGCCAAAACTAATAAGAAAAAAAGACGAGGTCCATCAAAGTTTAATTTGGGTAGTGGCCAACAACACCCCAAAGATCTGGAACGTAATGAGTTTGGACAGGCAGTTGGAGATAATTCGGTCAAGTACGCCACTTTTCTAGGTTGCATGGTAAAAGAATTTGTGCCATACACATTAGATCGATGGAAAGACTTAGACGAGGAAATGAAGAATAAGATGTGGTGTTGTCTTCAG TTGAACTATAAAGTTGAGGAGTGGGAGAAACATTCAATCTTTCAAAAGTTAGGTAAATTGTGGCGTGATAGAAAGTCCAAACTCCAAATAATTATACGAGAAGTTGATGATGGTCGAGTGGCTGGACGAGATCTTTGTCTTTTGAAGCCCgaatttttggatcaaaaccaATGGGacttgtttgtaaagaagacACGATCATCACCATTTCAA GAAAAGAGTGAAAAATTTAAGGCGATGAGAGGAAAGCAAATACACAACCACACAATGAGCAGGAGAGGTTATGCCCGTTTGGCTCACATCATG GTAGGTAGTGGTGGCAGTATTGGGATTGAGAATGATATTGGTAGCGGCTGTGATATCAATCGTCTCAAAAAAAGTGGTAATGCTGATAATGTGAACCAACATCAAGTTGCATCTCAG TCAAATTTAAAGAATGTGTGTCATGGAGATATCTCTGAAAATACTAAATGTAAGTTGCTTCATTGGTGTGGTGATGGAGTTGTTGCTGAAGGTCGAATTGCATCCACAGATCCAACTGTAAAAGTGCACCACGTTCCTCTTGGTGGATCTTGTTGGAAAGTTTGGGTTGATAGAGTTCTTGTGGAGCAGGTAGACTTAATTCGACCGAATTCTGAAATGATTTTTCTGGATGATGCAGTTGGAAGCACAGTAGCATGGTTTTCTAAATTTATCGTTTTGTGTGACTGA